The nucleotide window CCAATGGTTTCTGATCATTCTTTAGCATAAATATGTATAGATTACCCTAAAATTGCAACCGACACGGTGTTGAACATTAACGAGCAACAGATTTTACTTAGAAACTTACTACTGGTTTCATATAAACCTACACTGATAACTCTGCTATCGATAGTCATAGTCGCTGTAGCTTTCGCCGGGGCTATTCCACTTCTCCAGAAGAGATGGACCGTTTTTAAAGGTTTGAAAACATTTTTTTCGTCAAGGAGCCATCATTTTTGGCGTGGTGCAGCGAATTCTCTTTGGAGGTCTATCGCAGGAGTTACAGCGGCAGTTTGTGGAAATAACTTCATCGACAAACTATTGCTGAACGCAGTTGGCTTGTGGAGGAGGATATCATGTATATTGTTGCTGATTGTCTCTGCAATCTCAGCCGCTTTAATCGAAGGCTTGAAAGAGCAAGCCGCACATGCAGGACATGGGAGGTCAGTCCGCCGAGAAATTACAGCCAATGTTTTGGGTGGGATGGGCTTAACTGATAGTGAAGGTACCGCTAGTAGGCTTATGTCGGCTGGGTATTCGGTGATGTCTGTCGACGTCATTGATAACGTGGTTGGCTCAACAGAAGGGCTTTTTGGTCGCACTCTAGGCCGTTTAAGCAGCGCAGCCCAGACAGATCCTAGTGACTCAAACTACTTGATAACAATGTCCGACGGCAAGGACCTGGTAGTTGCGTTAAACTTGCTGCCAACCAAACTGGAGACGTTTGTGGACACTATTGCGTCTTCTGCATCAAATCCGGGGTCTGCATTTTTGCTAGAACCCGCTGAAGATGTGTTGGCCAAACGTGATTGTGGGAATGACTGTAAAGTAATCGAAGGTCAAGTGATCCAATGGGTTGGGGTCACGGCGCACGTTGTTGATCGTGACCGCACAGCTGAATACCTGCGACTATCTGAGGCAGACAGGATGCACCTGGCAAGACCGGCTATGGCGGCTATTATTGATGGAAACAGGGACAAGGTATGCTACCATGCGTTTAAAGATCCTCGGAACCAAGACAAGGTTGAATGCAGTTACATGCATGAAAACATGGCGTTTATTGCCGAGGTGTATGTTAACCAGTTTGGCGGTCTCGACGGGGACTGCTGGGACGCGTGCTCACCGGAGGATGAACAAATCATTGTTCCAGAGTTGTAGGTGGAATTATCGCCACAGCGAGCACTAGGAATGAGTTGTTAATATAATATGATATTATATAGATAATATTAATCTTAGTAGGAATCGAACCTACATTATCAACATGAAGAGATGATATCTTAACCGTTAGACTATAAAACCTTGTGCGCTGAGTGGTTGCGTACATGAAGCGCAGAGCCCCAGTAATGGAAAGTTTCCATAAGACAATGACGGaatatatatttttaaaTCATATGGCATTCCATTGCTGACGTGACGAAGTATGACAGATGTAGCTATAAAAGACCGATTCTATTATTAAACATGCGAGCGGTTCTTGACAGTGCATAAGCATAGTGGGCTCCGGTTGAGAGTTAaaagatgtatttattCTCAAATATTTAGATGTATATATAGTTCCTAAAGAAAACACTGCCATTTTTATATGGCTGTGCATTCTCTA belongs to Eremothecium sinecaudum strain ATCC 58844 chromosome IV, complete sequence and includes:
- a CDS encoding HDR194Wp (Non-syntenic homolog of Kluyveromyces lactis KLLA0A12045g), with protein sequence MGLTDSEGTASRLMSAGYSVMSVDVIDNVVGSTEGLFGRTLGRLSSAAQTDPSDSNYLITMSDGKDLVVALNLLPTKLETFVDTIASSASNPGSAFLLEPAEDVLAKRDCGNDCKVIEGQVIQWVGVTAHVVDRDRTAEYLRLSEADRMHLARPAMAAIIDGNRDKVCYHAFKDPRNQDKVECSYMHENMAFIAEVYVNQFGGLDGDCWDACSPEDEQIIVPEL